TGCGCCAGTCTGCGGGTTGCGACCCGTGCGCGCTGGACGATTTTTGGCTTCAAATGTTCCGAAACCAATTAATCCAACAGAATCGCCATTACTCAAAGCTTCGCAAATAGTCGCAGCAAAAGCATCAACAGCAGCGTTCGCATCTTTTTTGCTAAGGCCTGTTTCTTCAACGATACTGTTGACCACATCGCTTTTCATTAATTTTGCCATGTCAAATGTTCCTCTAATTTTTAGCCCAATTCAGAAAATGCTATGTTTTCCGAACTGTTCGGAAAACGCGATTCTCACGCCTCGGACTCAAAATGGATTTAACAAAAAACTAATAGTAATTATATTATACTATACAAATATAGATATGTCAAGACAAATTAGATTAACGCCAAAAAATTAAAATGGGTTACAGGGAAAGCCCACGTTTAACCGTAAATAAACGTATTAGAGATAGAAAAAATCTAACACGAAGCTTGACATAATACATAGATGTCTTAATTTTAATACCACAGACTACGCAATTTGTCAAGTTTTTTTGTCCTGAAGGCGAAGTATTCCCTTGTAACACGGCATTCTTTGCCGAAATATTTGCTTAAAGGGCGGGTTTGTGGTAGAATTATACATTAAACTTAACAAAAATTCTGCTTGAATAACACAATAAAGGAAAACATCAGAAATGAGTGAGAGTTATCGTATCGCGGTTGTCGGCGCAACGGGTGCCGTCGGTAATACTCTGTTGCAAATTCTCGAAGAGCGATCATTCCCCGTTGCTTCCGTCAAACTATTAGCATCACACCGCTCTGCCGGTGAAATTCTATCCTTTAAAGATGAACCCATTATTGTTGAGGAACTGACACACGACTCGTTTGAAGATGTGGACGTAGTGTTCTCATCCGCAGGCGGTGCTGTCAGTCGCGAGTTCATGCCTACAGCCGTAGAAAAAGGTGCGCTCGTCATCGACAATACGAGTGCCTTCCGCATGGACCCCGAAACCCCTCTCGTTGTCCCGGAAGTCAATATGGACGCTGCCCGTGCTCACAATGGACTTATCGCCAATCCAAACTGTTCTACCATCCAAATGATGGTAGCATTGAAACCCATCTATGACCTTGTCGGCATCAAACGGGTCGTTGTGTCCACCTATCAAAGTGTCTCCGGTAAAAGTGGGCGTGCTGTTATGGAACTGGTTCAACAGACGACTGAAGCACTCGAAGGCAAGCCGATCACCTTAGACAAATTCCCACATCAGATGGCATTCAACGTCGCATTTGATTGGCCCTTCTTGGAGTGCGGTGACAACGAAGAAGAAGTGAAAATGATTAATGAGACCCGGAAGATACTTGCAGATGATGCGATTGGCGTTTCCGCTACAACCGTCCGAGTCCCTGTCTTCTTCGCACATTCTGAATCAATAAACCTTGAAACACACGAGAAGCTCACAGCAGCCCAAGCGAGAGAGTGCCTCGCCACTGCCCCCGGTGTAAAAGTCATGGACGATCCCGACAACCAACAGTATCCGCTCGCCGTTGATGTTGCTGGAAAAGATGAAGTCTATGTCGGTAGAATTCGCGATGATGCTTCCATAGAAAATGGTTTGAATCTCTGGGTAGTCGCAGACAACCTCCGCAAAGGTGCTGCGCTGAACGCTATCCAAATCGCCGAAAATCTGCTGTAAGGTTGTCAGAAGGATATGGAACTCGACCTTGCCACGCTGCCGGACTACCTACGTCAACGATGTGCTGAGATCCGCATGTTTGAATCGGAGACGGAACTCCGTATAGAAGAGATTGGCGATGGTAATCTTAATACAGTTTATCGCGTCTCAGACGCAGCGCAACCAGAGCGTTCGATCGTCCTGAAACACGCGCCACCCTACATTAAGATATTAGGACCCGAGTATCCGTTATCCATCAAACGTTTGACTTACGAGTCCCGCGCGTTGGACATCTACAATCAGTTCGCAAGCTGCAGCGTCCCTGAACTATACTATTTCGACGCTGAAACCGCGGTCATTGCAATGGAGGACCTCCGAGATGCGCAGGTCCTGCGCGCCGACCTAATCGCAGGCAGCGTGGACACCGATATCGCTGAACAGATTGGGCGGTTTATGGGTACCGTACACAGTCGTACATACATCGGGAACCTTGATAGCACAACCATGCAGCAGTATAGACAGCAATTTGCGAACACTACCATGCAGTCGATAACTGCCGATTACGTGTTCACTTTTCCGTACACCGAGCATGAAACGAATTTCTGGACCCCAGGCTTAGAGCCTGATATCCAGCGACTGAAGGCGGATACGGACTTTTTGAAGCATGCAGAGGTCCTCAAACAGATTTTTCTAACAGCGCAACAAGCTTTAACCCACGGTGATCTACACACAGGAAGCGTTCTCGTCCAAAACAACACAGCGAAAGTGATTGATGCCGAGTTTGCCTTTTATGGTCCCGTAGGATTTGACCTCGGATTGTATTGGGCGAACCATCTCTTATCCTATTTTTCACATCAAGATACCTCGGACGTGCAAGCCGCACTCAAGACAGCGATTGCAAAAACATGGCACGCCTACACGCTTGAATTCAGGACAGTCGACGGAACGTTGAAAGAACAAACCTTACAACAAATCTTTTACGAAGCAGTAGGGTTTGCGGGATTGGAAATGCTGCGTCGTCTTATCGGTGCAGCGCACGTCAAAGATATAGAAGGTATTACTGATATATCCAAAAAACTACGCGTAGAAAGGGCAGCACTCCAGTTCGGATTAAAACTCGTTAAACAGTACTCATCCCTACGAGATGTGCCAGCAGTTCTCGCGATGCTTTTTTAACGGTTGTCGGTTCGGTTTTTTCTTACGAAAAAACCTTTCAGTAGTCAGTTTTCAGTTAAGAGGTGTTTTCGCAAACGCTAAAATCCAATGCGAAGAAAGTGTTTCCCTCGTTTAACAATATCCTCTTTTAAGCGATAACTGACCATTACTGATAACTGACCACTGATAACGATTAAAATATGAGAGACTACTACGAAATCCTCGGTGTGAATCGAGGTGCCACTCCAGAAGAAATCAAAAAAGCCTATCGCAAACTTGCGGTCCAGTACCATCCGGACAAGAATCCTGGTGACAAAACGGCAGAGGAGAAGTTCAAGGAGGCATCGAACGCATATTCGGTCCTCTCCGATCCTGAAAAGCGACGTATGTATGATATCCGTGGACACGCGGGCGTTGAGGGTATGGGATTTGAAGGTTACCGGAATATGGATGACGTTTTCAGGCACATTAACCTCGACGATATTTTTGGACGCGGTGGATTCGGTGGACTCGGTGGATTTGGCGATGCCTTCGGTGATGTGTTCGGACAACGGCGCACAACTGCTCCGCCTCGCGGACGCGACATCCGCATGAACGTCAGTATTCCTTTTGCGGATGCGGTGTTAGGGAACAAGAAAGAGGTCAGTGTCCAAGGAAAGCGTCTGACGCTCACAATCCCGCCGGGTATTCAGGATGGAAAAACCTTACGTATTCAGGGGCATGGAGAATCTCTCGGCAGCGGCATTTCGGGTGACCTGTTGGTGACTGTCTCTGTTCAACCACATCCGACACTGACTCGCGAAGGGGCAGACCTGTTGACAGATGCAAATGTCTCTATGACGACAGCGGCGTTAGGGGGTTCTGTTCGGGTACAAACGCTCACAGGCGATGTGGATCTGAAAATCCCGTCTGGAGCACAACCTGGACAACAGTTTCGCTTACGTGGACGCGGTGGAGTAGACACCTCCGGCAGAAAAGGCGACTTGCGGGTGCGGTTGGTTGTGGAAATTCCGAAATCTTTGTCTCGCAAACAGCGGAATCTCCTAAAAGAGCTTGATAAGACGTTATAAAAAAGTGCATTCTGAGAAACAGCTTTAACGATCGGCGGAAAAGGCACAGAATCGCAAATAAACTCAAAATCCATTTTCAAAGGAGAACGAATGATCTCATTATCACAACGGAGCCAAAACGTAACGCCATCGTCCACTTTGGCGATCACCGCGAAAATCAACGCGCTGATCGCTGATGGCGTAGATGTCGTCAAATTCGGCGCAGGCGAACCCGATTTTGACACACCCGATTATATCAAAGATGCCGCAATCGCCGCACTCGATGCGGGATTCACGAAATATACCCCTGTCCCCGGCACTCCCGAACTCCGAGAGGCAATCACAGAAAAATTCAAACGAGATAACGGTCTCAATTACAAACCTTCCGAAGTTATCGTCTCATGCGGCGCTAAACACACCATCTATAACATTTTCCAAGCCATCTGTGATCCGAGCGACGAAGTCATCTTCGCCGCACCGTATTGGGTCAGCTACCCAGAACAAGTTAAACTTGCGGGGGCAGTGCCGCGCGTCATCGAGACGACTCCGGCGCAGAACTTCTGTATGGCACCGGATCAAGTCGAGGCGGCCATCACGGCAAAAACGAAGGCGATCCTCGTTAACAGTCCGAGCAACCCGACTGGCACGACGTATGATGTGGATACACTCAAGGCAATCGCCGACCTCGCTGTGAAACACCAAATCTATCTCATTTCCGATGAAATCTATGAGGCACTGC
This region of Candidatus Poribacteria bacterium genomic DNA includes:
- a CDS encoding HU family DNA-binding protein, yielding MAKLMKSDVVNSIVEETGLSKKDANAAVDAFAATICEALSNGDSVGLIGFGTFEAKNRPARTGRNPQTGAPLNIPAKTVPVFKAGKKLRDATG
- a CDS encoding aspartate-semialdehyde dehydrogenase, with amino-acid sequence MSESYRIAVVGATGAVGNTLLQILEERSFPVASVKLLASHRSAGEILSFKDEPIIVEELTHDSFEDVDVVFSSAGGAVSREFMPTAVEKGALVIDNTSAFRMDPETPLVVPEVNMDAARAHNGLIANPNCSTIQMMVALKPIYDLVGIKRVVVSTYQSVSGKSGRAVMELVQQTTEALEGKPITLDKFPHQMAFNVAFDWPFLECGDNEEEVKMINETRKILADDAIGVSATTVRVPVFFAHSESINLETHEKLTAAQARECLATAPGVKVMDDPDNQQYPLAVDVAGKDEVYVGRIRDDASIENGLNLWVVADNLRKGAALNAIQIAENLL
- the mtnK gene encoding S-methyl-5-thioribose kinase, translated to MELDLATLPDYLRQRCAEIRMFESETELRIEEIGDGNLNTVYRVSDAAQPERSIVLKHAPPYIKILGPEYPLSIKRLTYESRALDIYNQFASCSVPELYYFDAETAVIAMEDLRDAQVLRADLIAGSVDTDIAEQIGRFMGTVHSRTYIGNLDSTTMQQYRQQFANTTMQSITADYVFTFPYTEHETNFWTPGLEPDIQRLKADTDFLKHAEVLKQIFLTAQQALTHGDLHTGSVLVQNNTAKVIDAEFAFYGPVGFDLGLYWANHLLSYFSHQDTSDVQAALKTAIAKTWHAYTLEFRTVDGTLKEQTLQQIFYEAVGFAGLEMLRRLIGAAHVKDIEGITDISKKLRVERAALQFGLKLVKQYSSLRDVPAVLAMLF
- a CDS encoding DnaJ domain-containing protein, giving the protein MRDYYEILGVNRGATPEEIKKAYRKLAVQYHPDKNPGDKTAEEKFKEASNAYSVLSDPEKRRMYDIRGHAGVEGMGFEGYRNMDDVFRHINLDDIFGRGGFGGLGGFGDAFGDVFGQRRTTAPPRGRDIRMNVSIPFADAVLGNKKEVSVQGKRLTLTIPPGIQDGKTLRIQGHGESLGSGISGDLLVTVSVQPHPTLTREGADLLTDANVSMTTAALGGSVRVQTLTGDVDLKIPSGAQPGQQFRLRGRGGVDTSGRKGDLRVRLVVEIPKSLSRKQRNLLKELDKTL
- a CDS encoding pyridoxal phosphate-dependent aminotransferase — translated: MISLSQRSQNVTPSSTLAITAKINALIADGVDVVKFGAGEPDFDTPDYIKDAAIAALDAGFTKYTPVPGTPELREAITEKFKRDNGLNYKPSEVIVSCGAKHTIYNIFQAICDPSDEVIFAAPYWVSYPEQVKLAGAVPRVIETTPAQNFCMAPDQVEAAITAKTKAILVNSPSNPTGTTYDVDTLKAIADLAVKHQIYLISDEIYEALLYDGATHQSPASFNAETKAITFVVNGMSKAYSMTGWRIGYTAGPEDVVSAMSRIQSHSTSNPTSIAQKAAVVALNESQDAVEEMRKAFEERRDVICQRFEEIDGISYARPQGAFYIFPDFSAHYGRTLGGQKIENSMDITDYLLNSAGVGVVPGDGFGADNHLRLSFATSSEEINRGLDRIKKALA